The window GTAGCGGTACGCGACAATGCGGCGGCGAGCATTCCGGTTGTGAATATTCGCCGCCACAGAACCGGACGTTGCGCAGCCGTGCAACTCAACCGTAAGGTCGGCCGTTCGCTTGGTCACCAATTGTGTCGGTCTGCGCTCACCAACTCATTGACCTATTCTCCGCCCGGGCTCAGGTCGGAGTCCCTTGACTGACGAGGCTTCTGGATAAAGTTGGCTTCTTGTGCTGCCATCGGCGGCGCGTTCAGTGGTTTGGTGGCACACCACACCTCTCGATTGGACTAATGTCCCCGAGCTCTTTCCATCTGCGAGGCGCTCCAAACCCTCAAAGCCCGGGGTGTGAGGCTTGCACTGACCAGTTCCCCGAGCCGACATCGAGGCTGGTGACGACGAAACGGATGTCGAGGCCGAGCATCGTCGCCTCAATATGGGCGACGGTACGTTGCCAGATCCACAAGGCACGCAACATCATGGAACGCCTGCCGAAAGAGCATCATGCGGCCACCCGTCGGGTGCTGCGCCAGGCCTGGGAGCTCAATGACGCCGACAAGGCTGAAAAATTGATCCGCAATCTCGCCCGTCGACTCGACGAGCAATGGCCCGGTGTAGCGGCGAGCATCCTCGAAGGCCTCGACGAAATCCTGACTGTCGTCCGGCTGAAGCTGCCGAAGGAGCTTCGTCGATCGCTCGCCTGTACCAACATCGCCGAGAACATGATGGGCACCATTCGCGGCGTCACGCGCAACATCAAACGCTGGCGCGATGCCGGTATGGCCTTGCGATGGGTCGCGGCCGGCATGATCGAGGCCAACAAGGGCTTCCGACGATTGAAGGCGCATAAGCAATTGTCGGTTCTGCGTGCGGCCCTTCAAGCTCGCCACGATCGCATGACGATCAAGCCCGTTGCCCACGTCTCGAGGGCCGCGTAACATTCATTCCGGCAACGTCGGCCCGACGTAGTTCAACACTGATCGGGACATCCCGGACGTGACCCAAGACCTTTTCGACGGGCCAAGGCGGCCAATGAGAAACCGTTCGAGCATCACTTATTTTGAATGAGCAAGCGCTTCGGGGGCGTGAGGTATCGATATTTGCCGGTAAGCGTTCCATTGACGAACTGGAGGCCGTGATCGCCATAGATCATATCCTCACGCACGTAGCCGTCCGCTATGGCCACTTGATTGTTGCCGCCAACTGTCTTCCGGGTAGTCTTCAACCCATGGCTGGCTGGCGGCGAGCCGAGCATTTCAACTATGGCATCGCGTGGTGTGCCCAATTTCAAGGTATCAAATTGTTTGACAGGAATCATCCCGGCTACCTTGATGGGCTCGGCTCTCATTCGCGGGAGATCTTCAGATCCAATTGGCTTACGAACCACAACTTTCTCGAGGCAGTGTGAATGGATTGGAATGCCAGGGTGCGAGTCCCATTTGATGTAATGATCGGAGCGCAAGATCGCCCAGCCCGCTTCTGTATAGATGGCCTCGAGCTCGCCGCGCTGGAACGAGTTTTTGTGACCAGATGCCAAAGCCTCCTTCGAAATAGGATGGTCTGGTTGATCGAGCGTGTTTGTGAAGCAATGAAATCCACCAGGCCGCGTTCGATTCATTAAGGCCGTGACGAGCGGCTTCCAGACTCCCCGTTCCGTGAAATGCAATACGCAATGCGCTATAAAGACGTCCAGGCAAGCAGGCGGCCGGAAGTCTTCAACGCGAGCGACCCCACTCGCTATGTTCACGCCAAGATCACCTGCGAGCCGGTTCAGCTTGGAGATAGCGGTTTCGGAGATGTCGGTCGCGATCACCTGATGATCAAAATGGGCCAAATAGAGGGCATTGCGGCCTTCCCCGCAACCCAGCTCCACAACCACGCTCTTCGTGCGGAGAGCTGGTGCTATCTCGAAGATTTCGGGACTGGGACCACCCATACACGATACGTTGGCTTCGGCGTAGCCAGAGTTCCACCAGAATGGTGAATGCTTCGCGACCTCTTGCATACTGCACCTCACGCTACCTTATATTGCTCTTCGAGAGCCACGATCGTGTCCGAGTAAAACGCTCTCGCCACGATGCTAGAATATTTGAATCCCGCGTGAGTCAGTTGATAAGTATCACCGTCGGCCAAGTCGACGAGTTGCAGACATTCGAGCGCTTTGAGCTCTTCGCTGAAATCGACCGTCAGTTCGCGACCGAATACTGAAGGTACGCATCCGGCGGGCCTTACGATTACCCACATCTTTTGAGGTGCGCTGAGCCGAAAAACTTGAGTCGCCAGAATCGCTTGTGATTCTTTGATGGGCACCTGATTCGAGAAGAGGTGCTCTATGGGACACACTTCACGCGCCCGGGATGAGAAGGCGCATCGGTTGGCGTCTGACGTTGTGACTTGGTTTGACCGTGAAGCTGCGCTTTGCGAATTCCAGGACGCTCGACTTGGCGAGAGATTTCGTATGCTGCTGAAGCAGATTGGTGGAGACATCGGACAGAGCATCCCGATGGTTTGCCAAGACTGGGCGAATACCAAGGCGGCCTATCGTTTCTTCTCCAATGAACGAGTAGGCGAGGCCGATATCCTGTCTGGTCATTTTAAAGCGACGCGGGAACGTATCGCGGCTGCGAAGGGGCCTGTTCTTGTCCTGCATGATACGACCGAATTCACCTATCAAAGGGAGCGCCCGGATCTGATCGGGATGATTAAGCGCATCCCCAAAAGCAACTCTCGAAGATTGGACGGGAAACCCCAAACGTACACGACATGCGGAATATTGATGCATTCGAGCCTTGCGGTGACCCTCGAGGGGCTTCCACTGGGGCTCAGCGCTGTGAAGTTCTGGACCAGAAAGAAATTCAGAGGGGTCGCTGCGCTCAGGCGCGAGGTCAACCTGACACGGATCCCCATTGGCCGCGCGTATTGGATTGATCGAGATCGACCTCGGTAACCGGCGACGGATCCGAGTGGATTCGCACGTCGATCCAGAAGCGCTGGCGCGGGTCCTCGAGGTACTTGAGCGCCGATGATTGCCATACCGGGTAATGTGCGGGTGTGGCTTGCGACCGGCCACACCGATATGCGCCGCGGCTTCCCGAGCCTCGCGCGTCTGGTCCAGGAGAGTTTGAAGCGTGATCCGCATGCCGGTGATCTCTATGTTTTTAGAGGCCGCCGCGGCGACCTGATCAAGATCATCTGGCATGATGGCCAAGGCGCGTGTCTGTTCACGAAGCGGCTGGAGCGAGGCCGCTTTTTGTGGCCATCAATGGCGGACGGCGTTGTGACGATCAGCGTTGCGCAGCTATCCTATCTCCTCTCCGGAATTGATTGGCGGATGCCGCAGGCAACCTGGCGTCCACAGGCTTCCGGTTAAATCGAGCGGGATTTTTTGCGACGAATATGGTTGATTCGTCCTCGTGACGACGCCCGCCGATCCGCTTCCCACCGACCTTGCCGCAGCACACGCGATGATCATTGCGCAGCGCGAGCAGCTGACGCTGGCGAAGAGCGAGGTGACCGTCGGCCGGCTGGAGATCGAGCGGCTGAAGCTGATGCTGGCCAAGGCACGGCGAGAACAGTTCGGGCAATCTTCTGAGCGCGGCAAGCTGCTGGTCGAGCAGCTCGAACTCGCCATCGAGGATCTTGAAGAGACCCAGGCTGAGCAGGAAACCAAGGCCGAGCTCGCAGCGCCGGAAGCCGCCAAACAGCAGCGCGTGCAAAATCCACGGCCGCCGCGACGTCCGTTGCCGGACAATCTGCCGATCGAACGCATCGTCGAACCCGCTCCTTGCGTATGTGGCAAGTGCGGCAGCGAGCGACTGCACAAGCTCGGCGAGGTGGTATCGAAGACCCTGGAATGTGAGCCGCGGCGCTGGAAGATTATCGAGCATGTCCGCGAAAAGTTCTCCTGCCGGGATTGTGAGGCAATCACCGAGGCGCCGGCGCCCTCCCATCCGATCCCGCGAGGCTTTGCCGGGCCGAGCCTGCTGGCGATGGTGCTGGTCAACAAGTTCCTGCTGCACCAGCCGTTGAACCGACAGAGCAAGACCTATGCCCGCGAAGGGATCGAGATCGACGTCTCGACCCTGGCGGATCGGATCGGCGCCTGCGTGGTCGCACTCGATCCCATCATTGAGGCGATCCGGATCCACGTCATGAGCGCGGAACGCATCCACGCCGACGATACGACGGTGCCGGTGCTGGCCAAGCTCAAGACGGTTACCGGCCGGATCTGGACCTATCTATGGACGGTCCCCGCCTTGCAAGGCCATTTGCTTTGTTTCGGCTAACGATCGTTTGCAGCTATCTATCCGGCTTTATGGCAATGCCACGAGCCTTGATGAGATCCGCGGATCGGCGCCCAACTACGTTGGCGAGCTCTGAAGCTCGATAGGTCCAACGGGCTTAGCCGACCCCGGTCCGACCGGTTGCCATCACTCTGCTTTTGCCCTCGCAAACGGAACCACGCCCGATTTATACTTGCGGGCGGTACTCTTCACCATTGGCCATGATGGCCCAAGCGATCCGTGCAGTTTTGTGAGCAAGCGCTACCGTCACGACATTGAAGGGACGCCTGTCGAGCAGCTCTCTTATCCAAGTATTGGGGACCTGATGGATACGGACGCGATGAACGGCCGCTCGGGCGCCATGTATCAGCAACTTACGAATGTAGCCGTCGCCGCGCTTGCTGATACCACCCAACCGCTCTTTTCCCCCGGTCGAATGCTGCTTTGGTACTAGTCCAAGCCAGGCAGCGAAATGCCTTGCCGACGCGAACTGTTGTGGATGGTCGACAGACGCCGCTAGGGCAGTGGCGGCAAATGGGCCGATGCCCGCCACCTTCATGAGACGCCGACAGACTTCATTGTCTTTGGCAGTTGCAAGGATCATCTTTTCGTAGCTTTCAATGTGTAGCTCAAGGTCTTCGATCTGATCGACAAGGATTGAAAGGGCGCTACGCGCGCTCTGTGGAATACGCTCGTCAACGTCCACGAGTGCCATGAGCTCTCTCGCGTTTGCTTTTCCCTTTCCGGTCACGATCCCTAACTCGCCCAAATGACCGCGCAGAGCATTTATCGCGCCTGTGCGTTGTCGAATAAGCAAATCGCGCGTGCGATGTAGCATTAAAATTCCCTGCTGCTCGACGGTTTTTACAGGGACAAAGCGCATGCCAGGTCGTTGGACGGCCTCCCAGCACGCCTCCGCATCAGCAGCATCATGCTTGTTTGTCTTCACGTAGGCTCGTACGTAGCGGGCCGGCATAAGACGTGCTTTGTGTCCAAGCTTCATCAGTTCACGAGCCCAATGATGTGCGCTGCCGCAAGCCTCAAGACCAACGAG of the Bradyrhizobium quebecense genome contains:
- a CDS encoding class I SAM-dependent methyltransferase; its protein translation is MQEVAKHSPFWWNSGYAEANVSCMGGPSPEIFEIAPALRTKSVVVELGCGEGRNALYLAHFDHQVIATDISETAISKLNRLAGDLGVNIASGVARVEDFRPPACLDVFIAHCVLHFTERGVWKPLVTALMNRTRPGGFHCFTNTLDQPDHPISKEALASGHKNSFQRGELEAIYTEAGWAILRSDHYIKWDSHPGIPIHSHCLEKVVVRKPIGSEDLPRMRAEPIKVAGMIPVKQFDTLKLGTPRDAIVEMLGSPPASHGLKTTRKTVGGNNQVAIADGYVREDMIYGDHGLQFVNGTLTGKYRYLTPPKRLLIQNK
- a CDS encoding transposase DNA-binding-containing protein, coding for MGHTSRARDEKAHRLASDVVTWFDREAALCEFQDARLGERFRMLLKQIGGDIGQSIPMVCQDWANTKAAYRFFSNERVGEADILSGHFKATRERIAAAKGPVLVLHDTTEFTYQRERPDLIGMIKRIPKSNSRRLDGKPQTYTTCGILMHSSLAVTLEGLPLGLSAVKFWTRKKFRGVAALRREVNLTRIPIGRAYWIDRDRPR
- the tnpB gene encoding IS66 family insertion sequence element accessory protein TnpB (TnpB, as the term is used for proteins encoded by IS66 family insertion elements, is considered an accessory protein, since TnpC, encoded by a neighboring gene, is a DDE family transposase.), which gives rise to MIAIPGNVRVWLATGHTDMRRGFPSLARLVQESLKRDPHAGDLYVFRGRRGDLIKIIWHDGQGACLFTKRLERGRFLWPSMADGVVTISVAQLSYLLSGIDWRMPQATWRPQASG
- a CDS encoding IS110 family transposase; the encoded protein is MAMMTIGLDISKSWFQIHWITADGEIVRKKLARGKVLDFFSRLPSCLVGLEACGSAHHWARELMKLGHKARLMPARYVRAYVKTNKHDAADAEACWEAVQRPGMRFVPVKTVEQQGILMLHRTRDLLIRQRTGAINALRGHLGELGIVTGKGKANARELMALVDVDERIPQSARSALSILVDQIEDLELHIESYEKMILATAKDNEVCRRLMKVAGIGPFAATALAASVDHPQQFASARHFAAWLGLVPKQHSTGGKERLGGISKRGDGYIRKLLIHGARAAVHRVRIHQVPNTWIRELLDRRPFNVVTVALAHKTARIAWAIMANGEEYRPQV